Within the Fischerella sp. PCC 9605 genome, the region ACAATCACGCTGATATCTTGTTCAGAACTTACCTGCACCCTTTCCATCCGTCCGGGAACACCCGGAAAGTCAGGTATAACATTTGGCACAATTTCTAAATCAAGACCTAAGTGTAAAACTGCTCCTACCGCTGACAGTAAATTTTCCAAGTTGTATTGACCGACTAGCGGCGAGCGAAAAGTTATATTACCTTTTGGTGTATGCAACATACCGCTGACGCCATTAGGCTCGTAAATTAGATCGCTCATCCACAAATCAGCAGTAGCATCGCTAACACTATAACTCCAAACCCGATCTGCATCTAAAGAAGCAATCAATCGCTTACCGTAGGAGTCATCGGCGTTAATTATTGCTCGTCCTTTGAGATAATCAGGACTAAACAACAGCGCTTTTGCTGCAAAATAATCTTCCATATCGCGGTGAAAGTCGAGATGATCTTGGGTGAGGTTGCTAAACACCCCTACCTCAAACTGGCAACCCATTACCCGTCCCTGTGCCAAAGCATGGGAACTAACTTCCATGACGCCATACTCATTACCCGCAGCCACAGCTTCTGCTAACTGGTGTTGCAGTTCCACTGCAAATGGCGTTGTATGGACGGCAGTTTGCGTGAATCCCGGCCAACGAGTGTAGAGAGTTCCCATTAAAGCTGTAGGTTTACTCGCTTTGTTCAAAAAATATTCAACCAAGTGGGTAGTTGTGGTTTTACCGTTAGTGCCAGTCACACCCACAAGTTTGAGTTTTTGCCCTGGATAGTCGTAGAAAGCAGCAGCTATTTGGGCACAGGCTTTAGTCATATCCGTAGCAGTGATGACACAAGCCTCTGGTGTAGGAGGGTGCTTGTGTGCTGCACTAGGAGATACAATTGCCGCTACAGCACCAGATGCGATCGCGCTTTGCCAAAAGTCCCCGCCATCCACTCGCGTCCCAGGCATACCTATAAACAAATCTCCCGGACTAGTAGCATGGGAATTGGTCGTCAACCCTTTCACCTCGCTATCCAATGCTGGATGTTCAGGTAATTGCAAAATCCCCTCTACAGTAGCTATTAACTGCCGCAGTTTCATGTTGTGAACCTCGTCAAAAAAGGGACTAGGGAAATACCGTTGGTTAGGGTAAAGGGTAAGGGGCAAAGGGCAAGGGAAGATTTTTCCCTTTAACCTTTCCCCTTTAACCTTTTCCCTTTCTCGGGTTCCCAGCTTGGGCTTTATTCTGCACTATTTTTCTTTTTCTACAAAGAGCTATTGATACTTCCGGAGTATTTTTTCTAACTGCTGTACCGTTGCACGGGGAGAAGGACGGGGTATAAGTTGCATACTCTCTTCTGTAGCATTTGTGGGGTTCGTATCTTGCCCCTCATCTACTCTGGGGTTGACTACAAACAAGACGGGAACCTCATACTGATAAGCGGCGAACCAGTCATCACGGGTGGTAATATCCCGAATTTCTAGCTGTAGAGACGCGAAATTTCCCGTATCTACAATTTGTTCTAACTTTTCCTGCAAGCCTTCACATAAATGACATCCTGGCTTGCTGTATAAAATTAATCGCATTTGTTTTTACCAATTCACGATCTGAGGGAGTAGTGGGGAATTTGATCGGGCGATCGCTCTCCATCATAGAAAATAGAACAAGTCAGAGTGAGAGCAATACTTCTCGGTTAAAGGGGAAAGGGAAAAGGGAAAGGGACGGATATTCATCCTTTACCCCTTCACCTTTAACATGCATCCCAAACCATAAAGGAGAATCAAGTCTGCTTATCCGAGAAGTATTGAGAGTGAGAGATTCTATATCCTTGACTGTTTAAGACTTAGAAAAATGTGGCAGTAACCTGTTTCGTTTGGTAACAGTACCATCTGAAAGCAAAACTTAACAAATTGGCGATCCGAAAAATAAAGGAATTGATCAAGAAGTATTTATCATGAAATTACAACGGCTGATAGATACCTAACTATGATCTACTGCCTTAATCCCAGTTGTGAGAACCCCTTAAATCCCGATCGGATAGACTTCTGTCAAAGTTGCGGCACAAAACTCATAGCCCTGCTGCGAAACCGCTATCGTATCATCCAACCACTGGGGGGTGGGGGATTTGGCAGAACTTTTTTGGCAGAGGATGAAGATAAGCTAAAAGAGCATTGTGTTGTCAAGCAACTTGCTCCACAAGTCAAAGGAACAAGTGCTCTAAACAAAGCAACCGAACTGTTCCAAGAAGAAGCGCGGCGTCTGCAACAGCTAGGAGAACATCCGCAAATTCCGACTTTGTATGCTTACTTTAGACACGATAACTACCTGTATCTAGTGCAGCAATTCATACAGGGGCAAACCTTACGACAGGAGTTAATACAGCAGGGAATTTTCAGCGAACAAAAGATTTGGGAACTGTTAAGTGAACTATTACCCGTACTAAACTTTATCCACCAGCATCAAGTAATTCATCGCGACATTAAGCCAGAAAATATTATTCGTCGCTTTTCCCAACACCTCCAGGATGGAGGAAATAAGGGGAATTTAGTACTGATTGATTTCGGTGTTGCCAAGCAGTTAACAACTACTTCTGTAGAACACACAGGTACAAGCATTGGTTCCTATGGCTATGCACCAATGGAACAAATGAAGTATGGCTGTGCATATCCAGCTAGTGACTTATTCAGCTTGGGCGTAACTTGCTTTTATTTATTAACAGGTATTCCTCCATCTCACTTATACATGGAACAAGGCTATAGCTGGGTGAAAGACTGGCGACAACACCTGAAGTCTCCCTTATCTGCAAAATTGGAGCAAGTACTAGACAAGCTGTTGCAAAAAGATATTGAGTCTCGCTACCAATCGGTAGATGAAGTCTTACAAGACTTGCGTCAGGAAGCACAACCAAAGCCAATATCACAAATTCTATCTGAAACGCTGCCACCATCAACCATCAGGCTGAAAGCATCACTTTTCCCAAACATTGTTAAGCAGCCAAAAATAAATTTAAAATATCAACTGTTAGTTGGGTTTGTCGTTTTGCTTGTGGGGTTAGGAGGATATGAAACTTGGAAAAGTTTGAGTGGTACTTCAACTCTAACTGGACATTTTGGTGATGTTAATTCCCTTGCTTTCCAGCCTTCAGGAAATATTCTTGCCAGTGGTAGTGATGACAAGACTATTAAACTTTGGAACTGGAAGAGTAGAAGAAAAATCCGTACATTGCATGGGCATAAAGGCATCGTTTATTCTATCGCCATTAGTCCAGATGCTCAAACTTTGGTTAGTGGAGGTAATGATAATAATATAAAAATCTGGAATCTAAATACAGGAAAGGAAATTCGTACCCTAAAGGGGCATTCAAACTGGGTTAATTCGGTTGCCATTAGTCCAGATGGTCAGACAATTGCTAGTGGTAGTTATGACGGAACTATCAAAATCTGGAACTTAACTACAGGACAGGAAATCCGCACTCTCAATGGGCATTCCAGCGCAGTTTTGTCCGTTGCCTTTACAGCAGATGCACATAAGCTGATTAGTGCTAGTGCAGACAGAAAAATTATCATTTGGAATCTGAACACAAGCCAAAAAATACGCACTCTGGAAGGACATAAAGCTGATGTGAATGCTATTGCCATCAGTCCTAATGGTCAACTATTGGTTAGTGTCAGCGATGACAAAACAGTCAAAGTATGGAACCTAAATACAGGCAAAGAAATACGCACTCTAGAAGGACATAAAGCTGACGTAAATGCTGTTGTCTTTGGTCAAGATGGGAAAACTATTGCTACTAGCAGCGATGACGATACTGTTAAAATCTGGAATCTGGTAACGGGAGAGATAATAGACACCAAAGAGCAGTCAGACATGGTTTTTGCGATCGCCTTTAGTCCAGATGGCAAGACGCTCGTTAGTGGTGGTGCAGATAAAACTATCAAAATTTGGCTAATTAGTCATTAGTCATTGGTCAAGAGTTAGTGGTTAGTAGTTAGTGGTTATTCTCCCACTCTCCCCCTCTCCCACTCCCCATCCCCCTATCTCCCCCTACCCCCTAGCAACAAGCGTCTAGTAGTGTGACAATATTCCTACTTTGTAAATTTGTGAGAGGAATAATGACGATGCATCCTACTCTCCAACGTGCATTTGCTAACCGCTGTGCTCTCAAAGTTATCAGCGGTTTGAATAACTTTGACGCCAACCGTGTTGCTGCCACCGTCAAAGCTGCACACTACGGTGGTGCGACTTTTGTCGATATCGCTGCCGATCCAGCCTTGGTGAAATTAGCTAAAAACTTGACTGATTTACCAATATGTGTATCAGCGGTAGAACCAGAAAAATTTGTGCAAGCTGTGGCTGCTGGTGCAGATTTAATTGAAATTGGGAACTTTGATTCTTTCTATGCCCAAGGACGCAGATTTGAGGCAGAGGAAGTTTTAGCGCTGACAAAAGAAACTCGTGCTCTTCTTCCTGAAATTACCCTCTCTGTCACCGTTCCCCATATTCTCACGCTAGATCAACAGGTACAGCTGGCTGAGGAACTGGTGAAAGTCGGTGCAGATATTATCCAAACTGAAGGCGGTACTAGCAGCAACCCCACTCACCCCGGTACTTTGGGCTTGATTGAAAAAGCCGCTCCCACTTTGGCAGCAGCTTACGAAATTTCCCGTGCAGTATCAGTACCAGTGTTGTGTGCTTCCGGAATTTCTAATGTTACCGCACCCTTGGCGATCGCCGCTGGTGCTGCTGGTGTTGGTGTAGGTTCTGCCATCAACCAACTCAACAGTGAAGTCGCAATGATAGCCGCTGTACGTGGCTTGGTGGAAGCTTTGAGAACTAGTGTAGAGGTTAGAGGCTAGGATAGGGGATAGGGGATGTGGAAAAGACAAGGGAGAAAAATTACTTCCTTGTCCTCCTTATCCCCGATTCCCGATCCCCTATCCCCTATCCCAAACAATCCTTGAGCCTATAAATCACCTGATCTTGCTGTTCTTCAGAAAGTTCTGGGAACATGGGCAAAGATACAACCTCTTGAGAGGCTTGTTCTGCCACTGGCAATTGCCCTGGTTGATAGCCCAAGTTTTCGTAAACTGGTTGCAAATGTAGAGGGCGGGGATAGTAAACCATTGTATTTACTCCCTGCTCTTGCAGTTGGTTACGCAGCCAGTCTCTTTTCTGGTTAAGTACACGAATCGTGTATTGGTTCCAAACTCCTTTTCCTCCAGCTAATTCTTGGGGTGGAGTTATACCGGGAACTTGCCTGAGAAACTGGTGGTAACGAGATGCGATCGCCTGTCTTTGTTGATTCCAAATATCTAAATAACGTAGCTTTATTTGCAGAATAGCCGCTTGGATCGCATCCAAGCGGCTATTGATACCTATCTCTTCGTGGATGTAGCGATTTTTTTGACCGTGT harbors:
- a CDS encoding glutaredoxin family protein — encoded protein: MRLILYSKPGCHLCEGLQEKLEQIVDTGNFASLQLEIRDITTRDDWFAAYQYEVPVLFVVNPRVDEGQDTNPTNATEESMQLIPRPSPRATVQQLEKILRKYQ
- a CDS encoding UDP-N-acetylmuramoyl-L-alanyl-D-glutamate--2,6-diaminopimelate ligase produces the protein MKLRQLIATVEGILQLPEHPALDSEVKGLTTNSHATSPGDLFIGMPGTRVDGGDFWQSAIASGAVAAIVSPSAAHKHPPTPEACVITATDMTKACAQIAAAFYDYPGQKLKLVGVTGTNGKTTTTHLVEYFLNKASKPTALMGTLYTRWPGFTQTAVHTTPFAVELQHQLAEAVAAGNEYGVMEVSSHALAQGRVMGCQFEVGVFSNLTQDHLDFHRDMEDYFAAKALLFSPDYLKGRAIINADDSYGKRLIASLDADRVWSYSVSDATADLWMSDLIYEPNGVSGMLHTPKGNITFRSPLVGQYNLENLLSAVGAVLHLGLDLEIVPNVIPDFPGVPGRMERVQVSSEQDISVIVDYAHTPDSLENLLKAARPFIPGKMICVFGCGGDRDRTKRPKMGKIAAELADVAVVTSDNPRTEDPEQILQDILTGIPQTVQPTVICDRATAIRTAILQAQPGDGVLLAGKGHEDYQILGTEKIHFDDREHARDALAERMKKVDG
- a CDS encoding DUF561 domain-containing protein, with the translated sequence MTMHPTLQRAFANRCALKVISGLNNFDANRVAATVKAAHYGGATFVDIAADPALVKLAKNLTDLPICVSAVEPEKFVQAVAAGADLIEIGNFDSFYAQGRRFEAEEVLALTKETRALLPEITLSVTVPHILTLDQQVQLAEELVKVGADIIQTEGGTSSNPTHPGTLGLIEKAAPTLAAAYEISRAVSVPVLCASGISNVTAPLAIAAGAAGVGVGSAINQLNSEVAMIAAVRGLVEALRTSVEVRG
- a CDS encoding serine/threonine-protein kinase — its product is MIYCLNPSCENPLNPDRIDFCQSCGTKLIALLRNRYRIIQPLGGGGFGRTFLAEDEDKLKEHCVVKQLAPQVKGTSALNKATELFQEEARRLQQLGEHPQIPTLYAYFRHDNYLYLVQQFIQGQTLRQELIQQGIFSEQKIWELLSELLPVLNFIHQHQVIHRDIKPENIIRRFSQHLQDGGNKGNLVLIDFGVAKQLTTTSVEHTGTSIGSYGYAPMEQMKYGCAYPASDLFSLGVTCFYLLTGIPPSHLYMEQGYSWVKDWRQHLKSPLSAKLEQVLDKLLQKDIESRYQSVDEVLQDLRQEAQPKPISQILSETLPPSTIRLKASLFPNIVKQPKINLKYQLLVGFVVLLVGLGGYETWKSLSGTSTLTGHFGDVNSLAFQPSGNILASGSDDKTIKLWNWKSRRKIRTLHGHKGIVYSIAISPDAQTLVSGGNDNNIKIWNLNTGKEIRTLKGHSNWVNSVAISPDGQTIASGSYDGTIKIWNLTTGQEIRTLNGHSSAVLSVAFTADAHKLISASADRKIIIWNLNTSQKIRTLEGHKADVNAIAISPNGQLLVSVSDDKTVKVWNLNTGKEIRTLEGHKADVNAVVFGQDGKTIATSSDDDTVKIWNLVTGEIIDTKEQSDMVFAIAFSPDGKTLVSGGADKTIKIWLISH